One window of the Cryptomeria japonica chromosome 7, Sugi_1.0, whole genome shotgun sequence genome contains the following:
- the LOC131073102 gene encoding protein SCARECROW-like — MATCLDAVRNAEAPLKKHLSMSMIGMRDKSASENSSTSSGVCKSFSSSEEVEVGLGKDRALQLHSEKQNVMKNEPGGSVSFLGCANQNWSSSPALQNGNHSSYPNPNARPVSFDGSGGFSVGDDPSDCNPKGAWVESVVNQLSEAMPSNSVEEILLTMPETFSASSNSQISNALQSRVVMNKAQNPWKRARKDFEGQDQSQFQRQRLSNSHFVRDCEASQNIENGNHAYNLVETENFQGLNMGYQYNPCPTRKDSNQVAAIPKFSMEANKWCPGNGSFEVQYPLQRPQFPTAEFKNPRQQNKSCSESDEEGLHLLSLLLKCAEAVSADDLEEANMILPQISELASPYGSSLQRVAAYFAEGMGSRLINSCLGVCSPLPGVQVARNDNILSAFQSFNGMCPFVKFSHFTSSQAILEAFEGKSRVHIIDFDIMQGLQWPALFQFLAARPGGPPYVRITGLGTSMDALEATGKRLSNFARTLRLPFEYHPVADRVGKVDPAALHVRKGDDALAVHWLHHSLYDVTGSDTHTLELLQRLAPNVVTIVEQEMSYAGSFLNRFVEALHYYSAMFDSLGESFPDDNLERHVVEQQLLSHEIKNILAVGGPARTGEVKIESWRSYLQHSEFRQLSMSGNAFAQAELLLNMFPCEGFSLVEDAGTLKLGWKDLCLYTASAWTSLFHP, encoded by the coding sequence ATGGCAACTTGTTTGGACGCGGTTCGAAACGCAGAAGcacctttgaagaaacatttgagtATGAGTATGATTGGCATGCGTGATAAATCTGCATCTGAGAATTCCTCAACTTCTTCTGGGGTGTGTAAGAGCTTCAGTAGCAGTGAAGAAGTGGAGGTGGGATTGGGGAAAGATCGAGCTCTTCAATTGCACTCAGAGAAACAGAATGTTATGAAAAATGAACCAGGAGGGAGTGTGTCCTTCTTGGGCTGTGCAAATCAAAACTGGTCTTCTTCTCCTGCTCtccaaaatggaaatcattcctcttaccctaaccctaatgctaGACCTGTTTCGTTTGATGGGTCTGGTGGTTTTAGTGTTGGGGATGATCCCTCGGATTGTAATCCAAAAGGAGCATGGGTGGAATCTGTTGTGAATCAGCTCTCAGAAGCTATGCCCAGCAACTCTGTGGAAGAAATTCTGCTCACAATGCCTGAGACATTTTCTGCTTCCTCCAATTCTCAGATCTCCAACGCACTTCAGTCCCGCGTTGTGATGAACAAGGCACAGAATCCTTGGAAGAGAGCCCGCAAGGATTTTGAAGGGCAGGATCAGAGTCAGTTTCAGAGGCAGAGGTTGTCAAATTCACATTTTGTTAGGGATTGTGAAGCTTCCCAAAACATTGAAAATGGCAATCATGCGTATAACCTCGTTGAGACCGAGAATTTTCAGGGCCTCAACATGGGTTACCAATATAATCCATGTCCTACTCGGAAGGACTCAAATCAAGTTGCAGCAATCCCCAAATTTTCCATGGAAGCCAACAAATGGTGCCCTGGAAATGGGTCTTTTGAAGTGCAGTATCCTCTGCAGCGGCCTCAGTTCCCAACTGCAGAATTCAAAAATCCAAGGCAGCAGAACAAATCTTGCAGTGAATCCGATGAAGAAGGTTTGCATCTGCTATCTCTGTTATTGAAATGTGCAGAGGCTGTTTCAGCTGATGATTTGGAAGAAGCCAACATGATTCTGCCCCAAATCAGTGAATTAGCTTCTCCCTATGGCAGTTCTCTGCAAAGAGTTGCAGCATACTTTGCCGAGGGCATGGGCAGCCGGCTAATAAATTCCTGTTTGGGGGTATGTTCACCATTGCCTGGGGTTCAAGTAGCTCGCAATGATAACATACTGTCTGCTTTTCAGTCCTTCAATGGCATGTGCCCTTTTGTGAAATTCTCCCATTTTACATCAAGCCAAGCCATATTGGAAGCCTTTGAGGGAAAGAGCAGGGTCCACATCATAGATTTTGACATAATGCAAGGCCTGCAATGGCCTGCACTGTTCCAGTTCTTGGCTGCAAGGCCTGGGGGACCTCCTTATGTGAGGATCACAGGGCTTGGGACCTCCATGGATGCTCTTGAAGCTACTGGGAAgcgcctctcaaactttgcaaggACTCTCAGATTGCCCTTTGAATACCACCCTGTTGCAGACAGAGTGGGGAAAGTAGACCCTGCTGCCTTGCATGTAAGGAAGGGGGATGATGCTCTTGCAGTCCATTGGCTTCATCATTCTCTCTATGATGTCACTGGATCAGACACCCACACACTAGAACTGTTGCAGAGATTGGCACCCAATGTGGTCACCATTGTAGAGCAAGAGATGAGCTACGCTGGGTCCTTCCTCAACAGGTTTGTTGAGGCCTTGCATTATTACTCTGCAATGTTTGATTCCTTGGGTGAAAGCTTCCCTGATGACAATCTAGAGCGCCATGTTGTAGAACAACAACTCCTTTCCCATGAGATCAAGAACATTCTGGCTGTTGGGGGACCTGCCAGAACAGGAGAAGTTAAAATTGAGAGCTGGAGAAGCTACCTGCAGCACTCAGAGTTCAGGCAGTTGTCCATGAGTGGTAATGCTTTTGCCCAGGCAGAACTCTTGCTCAACATGTTTCCTTGTGAAGGTTTTTCACTTGTGGAAGATGCAGGAACTCTCAAGCTTGGCTGGAAGGACCTGTGTCTCTACACTGCCTCCGCTTGGACCTCACTTTTCCATCCATAA